ACCTTGACGCGGCCGGCAACCGCGCTGGAAATTTCAGGAAGCACTTCCGCCGTTCCCGGCATGGTGTCCATCACGCGACCGCCATGATTGGAAACGACAATCGCATCCGCTCCCGCTTCAATCGCCGCCAGAGCGGTCTCCACATTCATGATGCCCTTTAATATGAAAGGAACGGATAAATGCGATTTCAACTCCTGCAATTCGTCCACCGTTTTTGGGGCGACGCGTTGCGACTTCAACGCCATCGTCTTGAAAGACGCGGCGTCGATATCGATGCCCACGGCAATGGCCCCGGCGTCTTCCGCCGCCTTGAAACGTTTCACGATATCCATATTGTATTCGCGCGGCTTGAAAATGGGGATGCCCAGACCGCCGCATTTGCGAATCGCCTCCAGCCCAATCAGGTATTTCTGAGGACTCGCGCCGTCGCCCACCATGCCCAGCGTGCCGCAACCCAGACAACCGTTGAGCACGGCGTCCGCGTATTCGCGCTCGTCCATCCCGCCCGCCAGATTGGTCTCCATCCCGGTGATCGGCGCGGCCAGCACGGGGAAAGAAAGACGTTGCCCGAACAATTGAATCGACAGATCCGGCTTCTTGACATTGTGAATCGTGCGCAGATTGATTTTATAACGCGCCAGCGCGCGTAAATTTTCCGTGAAGGATTCGCCGCTCCCGATGCCGCCAATGCCCGGCACCTTGCCCGCGCATTCGGCGCCGTCGCAGACCACGCAGGCCTTGCAGGCGACGTAGAATTTCTTGCGCGCGTTATTGCGAATCGCGTCCCAACTCAGCTTGGCTTCCGCGCCGACTTCAATGCGGATGCAGGCGCGCGCTTCGTCGTTAACGCGAATGGCCTCTTCCCGCGTCTTGCCGACGCTGATCACATAACCCGTCTTGCCCAGATTGCTTTTGATATCCTCGACCGTATCCCCCGCCTCTTTCATGAGGATGATTTCTTTCACGCCCTTTATTCTTCGCGCCTCTTCCACACCCTGAATCGACAGAATTTTTCCCGACTGCGGAATCAAAGCGCGTTCGGCGGAAAATAATGTCTTCTTCGGTTCCAGTTGATCCGGGGTTTCTCCAATCGCGATCTGTATCGCCGCCTTGATCAGGTTCACCCCCGTCGCCAGCGGGTAAGTATAGGTCGACATCCAGCCGCCGCTCAGACGCGCGGCGATCTCCACCACCTTGGCTCCGTCCGACGTGATTTTGATATCGCCCTTGGCGGCGCCGATATTGATCCCTATCGCGCGAATGGCGCTCTTGAAAATTTCTTCAGCCGCTTTGCGATCCGCTTCCGGCAGAACCGACGGCATGGTGTGTCCGACTTCGACAAAATAAGGCGAGCGCTCGATGATTCGGTCGGCGACGCCGGTCACAACGATCTGATCGTTGAACACCAGAGCGTCGAGGCTCAGTTCCGGGCCTTCCATATATTCTTCGATCACCAGCTTGCCGCTGATGGACGCTTCCTTGGCTTCGCGAAAGGCGACGGGCAGTTCTTCCAGCGCGGTCAGTTTTTTAACGCCGCGCGCTCCCATGTTGTCGCAAGGCTTGATAACGAGTGGCAAACCCATTTCCTTGATCGCCCTCCTGCCCTCTTCCAGGTTCCAGACCGGACGAAAATCCGGGACGCTCACGCCCGCTTCTTTCAAGCGCTGGCGCATCTTGATCTTGTCCGTAGCGCGCTCCGCCACCTCAAAGGGGATTCCCGGCAGGTTGAGCGCATCGGCGACCGCCGCGACGGTCTGCGAAGCGTCGGTCCCCACCGTCATCACGCCGTCCAGAGCGCAGGTCTTGTGGAACTGCTTGGCGGCGTTCACGGTGAGATTGATGTTGCGGGTGCTGACGGGAATCGAGAAATCGGCGAGCAACATGCCCTCGGCGTCTTCGTTATAATCCGATACCGCCACCTTCAGGCCCATGGCCTTGGCGGTTTTGATCGCGGGGACCTGAAAAGGACCGCCGCCGATGATGAGAAGATGTTTGGGTCGGTGGGATTTCATTGACGTTGGCATTTAACAGTCTGAGGCAATAAAAACAGCTCTATAATGTCTTATTATCGACAAAAAATGAACTCTTCTTTAAACATTCCGGCAAAATGCCCTCTTTTTTTGCCATTTATAGCCCTGCGACGCTGACCCCATAGTTTCACGCCCTTCGCCGATGACGCAGAGATATGAAAAAGCTGGCTTTTCATGCTGAATCGGCATAGAGAAATCTTGACCGCAATGCGCCTCTGGTATAGGTTGATTTGAATTTTTGTGAAATAGAAATAACTGATCCTTCAGACACTCAGGGGACGCTTTTGACGAACAAATGGTTGCAACGCTGGCGCGGTCGCATAAAAAAATACGCGGAGCGCTACCTCCTGCGCCCGGACATGGAAAACGACGCGGCCTTCCAGGCGCTCTACAAACAAGTCGGAAGCCGGGAAAACAAATTCACCATGACGCCGATGGAGCGTTGCTACGCTCTGTACAACGCCGTGCGCTATGTTCAGGAAAGCGGCATCGCAGGCGACTTCGTCGAATGCGGCGTCTGGCGCGGCGGCAGTTCCATGCTGGCGGCGCTCACGCTCATCGCACAGAACGACCCGTCCCGGCAATTATACCTGTTCGACACCTTCGAAGGAATGCCGCAACCCACGGATAAAGACGTGGACCTGCACGGCTCGCCCTATCAAAAAATCTGGAAACAGGAAAAAGAACTGCTCAGCGTTTCTCTGGAAGACGTGCAACGCAATATCGAATCGACCCGCTACCCCAAAGAAAAAATCACACTGGTGAAGGGCATGGTCGAGGACACCATCCCGGAAAACGCCCCGGAAAAAATTGCCCTGTTGAGGCTGGACACGGACTTCTACGACTCCACCTATCACGAATTGCAACACCTCTACCCGCGCCTGGTCCCCGGCGGCATTTTGATCATCGACGACTACGGGCATTTCATGGGCGCGCGCGAGGCGACGGACAAGTATTTTTCCGAAACGAATCAAAAAATCCTGCTCAACCGCGCGGACTACTCCTGTCGACTGGGAATAAAACCCGGCTGAACAGTAGCAACGCGTATCGCATGAGGAATTGCAGATGATTTCGTCTTTA
This window of the Candidatus Nitrohelix vancouverensis genome carries:
- a CDS encoding macrocin O-methyltransferase, translated to MTNKWLQRWRGRIKKYAERYLLRPDMENDAAFQALYKQVGSRENKFTMTPMERCYALYNAVRYVQESGIAGDFVECGVWRGGSSMLAALTLIAQNDPSRQLYLFDTFEGMPQPTDKDVDLHGSPYQKIWKQEKELLSVSLEDVQRNIESTRYPKEKITLVKGMVEDTIPENAPEKIALLRLDTDFYDSTYHELQHLYPRLVPGGILIIDDYGHFMGAREATDKYFSETNQKILLNRADYSCRLGIKPG
- a CDS encoding ATP-grasp domain-containing protein, with the protein product MKSHRPKHLLIIGGGPFQVPAIKTAKAMGLKVAVSDYNEDAEGMLLADFSIPVSTRNINLTVNAAKQFHKTCALDGVMTVGTDASQTVAAVADALNLPGIPFEVAERATDKIKMRQRLKEAGVSVPDFRPVWNLEEGRRAIKEMGLPLVIKPCDNMGARGVKKLTALEELPVAFREAKEASISGKLVIEEYMEGPELSLDALVFNDQIVVTGVADRIIERSPYFVEVGHTMPSVLPEADRKAAEEIFKSAIRAIGINIGAAKGDIKITSDGAKVVEIAARLSGGWMSTYTYPLATGVNLIKAAIQIAIGETPDQLEPKKTLFSAERALIPQSGKILSIQGVEEARRIKGVKEIILMKEAGDTVEDIKSNLGKTGYVISVGKTREEAIRVNDEARACIRIEVGAEAKLSWDAIRNNARKKFYVACKACVVCDGAECAGKVPGIGGIGSGESFTENLRALARYKINLRTIHNVKKPDLSIQLFGQRLSFPVLAAPITGMETNLAGGMDEREYADAVLNGCLGCGTLGMVGDGASPQKYLIGLEAIRKCGGLGIPIFKPREYNMDIVKRFKAAEDAGAIAVGIDIDAASFKTMALKSQRVAPKTVDELQELKSHLSVPFILKGIMNVETALAAIEAGADAIVVSNHGGRVMDTMPGTAEVLPEISSAVAGRVKVIVDGGIREGVDILKMLALGADAVMIGRPVCIAAFGAGQEGVEFYLNQKRDELNKAMILTGCARADQVDASVIARNSKGDFR